From the Butyrivibrio fibrisolvens genome, one window contains:
- a CDS encoding sugar 3,4-ketoisomerase — translation MDKRYRVLEFKEYGDERGNLVVAEGDGKDIPFAIKRAFYIYGSDSEVVRGKHANRLTKFVLINVAGSSDVLVDDGTHKEIIKLDKPRMALFLDTMVWKEMYNFSPDSVLMCLASEHYMESEYIRDYDEFIKEVKEEKH, via the coding sequence GTGGATAAAAGGTACAGAGTCCTTGAGTTCAAGGAGTATGGTGATGAGAGAGGCAATCTTGTTGTAGCAGAAGGAGATGGTAAGGATATTCCGTTTGCTATAAAGAGAGCCTTTTATATATACGGCTCAGATTCTGAGGTTGTACGAGGTAAGCATGCTAATAGACTTACCAAGTTTGTCCTTATAAATGTTGCAGGATCCAGTGATGTATTAGTAGACGATGGTACACACAAAGAGATAATTAAGTTGGATAAGCCAAGGATGGCTTTGTTCCTCGATACAATGGTCTGGAAAGAGATGTACAACTTCTCTCCCGACTCTGTTCTTATGTGTCTTGCAAGTGAACATTATATGGAATCTGAGTATATCCGTGATTATGATGAATTTATAAAAGAAGTAAAAGAGGAAAAACATTGA
- a CDS encoding glycosyltransferase family 2 protein: protein MSKISIIVPVYWNSDTLEMLYEDMKAKILDKLGDYEIVFVDDGSGDNSWEIMNKIRERDKNVVCTRLSRNFGEHAALLAGLSVCTGDCAVTKQADLQEDSTLILDMYESWKRGNKVVLAIRRSRDEGVVKKFFAGMYYRIVRKLINKDMPKGGCDCYLVDRQVIEVLEKMDEKNSSLTLQVMWLGFRSEKIYFDRKNREVGKSRWTFSKKFKLVVDSMMSFTYVPLRFMEVTGVLFGLFAIIGMISVIHEKLTEGTPILGYASLMCVLLFSSGLTLLMVGIIGEYVWRALEESRNRPPFVIDTVVKDTKSIDDNK from the coding sequence TTGAGTAAGATATCTATTATAGTACCTGTATATTGGAATTCAGATACCCTTGAAATGCTATATGAAGATATGAAAGCCAAGATTTTAGATAAGCTTGGTGATTATGAAATAGTATTCGTTGATGATGGCTCAGGAGATAATTCATGGGAGATCATGAACAAGATAAGAGAACGTGACAAGAATGTGGTATGTACAAGATTGTCACGTAATTTTGGTGAGCATGCAGCTCTTCTTGCTGGTCTTTCCGTATGTACAGGAGATTGTGCGGTAACTAAGCAGGCTGATCTTCAGGAAGATTCGACACTTATTCTGGATATGTACGAGAGTTGGAAGCGTGGTAACAAGGTCGTTCTTGCTATCAGAAGATCCAGAGATGAAGGTGTTGTTAAGAAGTTCTTCGCAGGAATGTACTATCGTATCGTTCGTAAACTTATCAACAAGGATATGCCCAAGGGCGGATGTGACTGCTATCTGGTAGATAGACAGGTAATAGAAGTGCTCGAGAAAATGGATGAGAAGAATTCATCACTGACGCTTCAGGTTATGTGGCTTGGATTTAGGTCTGAGAAGATTTATTTCGACCGTAAGAACCGAGAAGTAGGTAAGTCTAGGTGGACATTCTCCAAGAAGTTTAAACTTGTTGTAGATTCCATGATGAGTTTCACATATGTACCACTTCGTTTTATGGAGGTGACAGGTGTTTTATTCGGGCTGTTTGCGATAATCGGCATGATCTCAGTTATTCATGAGAAGCTTACAGAGGGTACACCTATTCTGGGATATGCATCACTTATGTGCGTACTCTTATTCTCTTCAGGTCTTACACTTCTTATGGTCGGTATCATAGGCGAATATGTATGGAGAGCACTTGAAGAATCCAGAAATAGGCCGCCTTTTGTTATTGATACTGTAGTCAAAGACACTAAAAGTATAGATGATAATAAATAA
- a CDS encoding DegT/DnrJ/EryC1/StrS family aminotransferase: MKILANRMDLGFQKHQAEYEEAALRVLRSGWYILGNELKTFEEEFASYNEFGSDNRRLESFDCTANTDDCDTSKVYCAGLASGLDALWIGIRMLGIGAGDEVIVQGNTYIASVMGITMNGATPIFVEPDENSQIDIDAIERSITDKTKAVMVVHLYGQVTDMTRIVDICKKHGLLLIEDCAQAHGAMWKGQKVGTFGNVGCFSFYPTKNMGAFGDAGAVIAHDPKFIEEVKTYRNYGSHKHYYNKVVGANSRLDEMQAALLKVRLKYMDEITDERRSLASRYSQKIDNPQIIIPKEVDNSYAVWHQYVIRCKNRDKLIDYLNEKEIGSIIHYPVPPHLQEAYAYLGHEEGEYPITEEYANEVLSIPMYNGMTMEEQDYVIDALNNF, translated from the coding sequence ATGAAAATATTAGCTAACAGGATGGATCTTGGTTTTCAGAAACATCAAGCAGAGTATGAAGAAGCGGCACTACGTGTTCTTCGTTCCGGATGGTATATTCTTGGAAATGAATTAAAAACTTTTGAAGAAGAATTTGCTTCATATAACGAATTTGGAAGTGATAATAGACGATTAGAGTCTTTTGACTGCACTGCAAATACTGATGATTGCGATACATCCAAAGTTTATTGCGCAGGACTTGCTTCAGGACTGGATGCCCTCTGGATTGGTATACGTATGCTGGGCATTGGAGCAGGGGATGAAGTTATAGTTCAGGGCAATACTTATATAGCAAGTGTCATGGGTATTACTATGAACGGTGCCACTCCTATATTCGTAGAACCGGATGAGAATTCGCAGATAGATATAGATGCTATAGAGAGAAGTATTACAGATAAGACTAAAGCGGTTATGGTTGTCCACCTTTATGGCCAGGTTACAGATATGACCAGAATTGTGGATATATGCAAAAAGCATGGTCTGTTACTTATTGAGGACTGTGCTCAGGCTCATGGTGCTATGTGGAAAGGCCAGAAGGTCGGAACATTTGGCAATGTTGGTTGCTTTTCTTTTTACCCTACTAAGAATATGGGAGCTTTTGGCGATGCAGGTGCTGTTATAGCTCATGATCCTAAGTTTATAGAAGAGGTTAAGACATATCGTAACTACGGAAGCCACAAGCATTATTACAATAAAGTGGTAGGTGCCAACTCAAGACTTGATGAGATGCAGGCAGCTCTTTTGAAAGTAAGACTTAAATATATGGACGAGATTACAGATGAAAGACGTAGTCTTGCGTCAAGATATTCACAAAAGATTGATAACCCTCAGATTATCATACCCAAAGAGGTAGATAATAGCTATGCGGTATGGCATCAGTATGTTATCAGATGCAAGAACCGTGATAAGCTAATAGATTATTTGAATGAAAAAGAGATAGGAAGCATCATCCACTATCCGGTTCCACCTCACCTTCAAGAAGCATATGCATATCTTGGTCACGAGGAAGGCGAATATCCGATAACAGAAGAATATGCTAATGAAGTTCTCTCTATTCCGATGTACAATGGCATGACTATGGAAGAGCAGGATTATGTAATCGATGCTCTTAATAATTTTTGA
- a CDS encoding SGNH/GDSL hydrolase family protein, translated as MSIHKLLSTTSLIMMMSLVTGCTSPSFPNLGVTGEKMSGTSNSAASVNNASVAGSSGSDQATAQTTMISGEAATDSSEGASSDSGEASTGATYNTAAAAEASTTETTTVHKDPYGGGNEPVPDGDLQLVFIGDSQFDRWRNSSTSISELVGEEMNALHYNLGVGGTCAAIERTQTGNSTTEGNNDYEEANFTAICHMLKRDLNTDDYPISLDEEYETVLYSIQPEKVDYYIIEYGYNDYYMGLDIYNEEDPYDEHTYYGALNLGIKMLKEISPNAHFIICTPCYCRFYNGSGKDMGDAYNVSKGQGSLAYYADFALRLADNIGAKKLDAVSGTTFNLNSYTYKEYLEDNVHLSYKGRVVYAKALRRIILDDMGIYDSANEGDVNAMLSIADY; from the coding sequence ATGTCTATACATAAACTACTATCAACTACATCGTTAATCATGATGATGTCTCTTGTAACAGGTTGTACTTCTCCAAGTTTTCCAAATCTCGGAGTCACCGGTGAAAAGATGTCTGGTACATCCAACTCTGCTGCTTCAGTCAATAATGCTTCTGTAGCAGGTTCTTCCGGATCCGATCAGGCAACTGCACAGACTACAATGATTTCAGGTGAGGCTGCTACTGATTCATCAGAAGGTGCTTCAAGTGATTCAGGAGAAGCTAGTACCGGCGCTACATATAATACAGCTGCCGCTGCAGAAGCTTCTACTACAGAAACAACCACTGTCCACAAAGATCCTTACGGCGGAGGCAATGAACCTGTTCCTGATGGTGACCTTCAGCTTGTGTTTATTGGAGACAGCCAGTTCGACAGATGGAGAAACTCCAGTACATCAATTTCTGAACTTGTTGGTGAAGAAATGAATGCACTTCATTATAACCTTGGAGTTGGCGGAACTTGTGCTGCAATAGAGAGAACCCAGACTGGAAACAGCACGACTGAAGGTAATAACGATTATGAAGAGGCTAACTTCACAGCTATCTGCCATATGTTGAAGCGAGACCTTAATACAGATGATTATCCAATATCACTGGATGAAGAATATGAAACTGTTCTCTACTCCATTCAGCCTGAGAAGGTAGATTATTATATCATCGAATATGGTTATAATGATTACTACATGGGTCTTGATATCTACAATGAAGAAGATCCTTATGATGAGCATACTTATTACGGTGCTTTGAATCTTGGAATCAAGATGCTCAAAGAGATCTCACCGAATGCCCATTTTATCATCTGTACACCATGCTATTGCAGATTCTATAATGGCTCCGGCAAAGACATGGGAGATGCTTATAATGTTTCAAAAGGTCAGGGATCACTTGCATATTATGCTGATTTTGCACTTAGACTGGCTGATAATATAGGCGCCAAGAAACTTGATGCTGTAAGCGGTACAACCTTTAATCTTAACTCTTATACATACAAGGAGTACCTTGAAGACAATGTACATCTGTCTTACAAAGGACGTGTTGTATATGCCAAAGCACTTAGAAGGATCATATTAGATGATATGGGAATATATGATTCTGCAAATGAAGGCGATGTTAATGCTATGCTTTCAATAGCTGACTATTAA